One Calditrichia bacterium DNA window includes the following coding sequences:
- a CDS encoding YHS domain-containing protein, producing MVKDPVCGMMVDEKAPAATTTYKGKTYYFCHENCKKEFDRDPEKFVQRSKQQKNETQN from the coding sequence ATGGTAAAAGACCCTGTATGTGGAATGATGGTCGATGAAAAAGCGCCTGCGGCAACCACAACATATAAAGGCAAAACATACTATTTTTGCCATGAGAATTGTAAAAAAGAATTTGATCGTGATCCGGAGAAGTTTGTTCAACGATCTAAACAACAAAAAAATGAAACTCAAAATTAA
- a CDS encoding YHS domain-containing protein, whose protein sequence is MSHHIDPVCGKRLNLNKAHIVVTYEGKKYYLCCPQCQKEFEQHPQKYLQKNK, encoded by the coding sequence ATGAGTCATCACATCGATCCGGTATGCGGCAAACGCCTGAATCTTAATAAAGCCCATATTGTGGTAACTTATGAGGGGAAAAAGTATTATTTGTGTTGTCCGCAATGCCAAAAGGAATTTGAACAACATCCGCAAAAATATCTACAAAAAAACAAATAA
- a CDS encoding class I SAM-dependent methyltransferase: protein MALNSYFFRRNIERRVYQLIFGLLLINAHKKIQKTENSEVKYLDITLKKALNYSFSAEESYWVQKIELLRDSLNNNDQVVQIIDFGAGSDRVSEYNMTGNDVKVAERSISDISRLSNKQIFWTGLLFHLVRNLKPENCLELGSCVGISAAYIAAALELNEAGKLLTIEGAEPLATIASNNLQKLQLPKVKVVNESFQNGLNTILENCKQLDFVFLDGHHDGEATLKYFGQLYPLLSGNSVMVFDDIRWSKNMLDAWKNLVTDERIYLSLDLGMMGICIPQKP, encoded by the coding sequence ATGGCACTAAACAGCTATTTTTTTCGACGCAATATTGAAAGAAGAGTGTATCAATTGATTTTTGGATTACTTTTAATAAATGCCCATAAAAAGATACAAAAAACTGAAAATTCGGAAGTTAAGTATCTGGATATTACCCTAAAAAAGGCATTAAATTATTCTTTCAGCGCTGAGGAAAGTTACTGGGTTCAAAAAATAGAGTTGTTGAGAGATTCTCTGAACAATAATGATCAAGTCGTTCAAATCATTGATTTTGGCGCTGGATCAGATCGCGTCAGCGAATACAATATGACCGGGAACGATGTCAAAGTTGCTGAGCGTAGTATTAGCGATATAAGCCGGCTTTCCAACAAACAGATTTTCTGGACTGGATTATTATTTCACCTGGTTAGAAATTTAAAGCCTGAAAACTGTCTTGAACTGGGAAGTTGCGTTGGAATATCAGCTGCATATATTGCAGCGGCATTGGAGCTGAACGAGGCAGGCAAGCTGCTGACAATCGAAGGTGCGGAGCCTTTAGCCACCATCGCTTCAAACAATTTACAAAAGTTGCAATTGCCCAAAGTAAAAGTTGTAAATGAAAGTTTCCAAAATGGCTTGAATACCATTCTGGAAAACTGCAAACAACTGGATTTTGTCTTTCTTGATGGACACCATGATGGTGAAGCAACATTAAAATACTTTGGCCAGCTATATCCGTTGCTGTCTGGCAACAGTGTTATGGTTTTTGATGATATTCGATGGTCAAAAAATATGTTAGACGCTTGGAAGAATTTAGTCACTGATGAAAGAATATATCTGTCGCTGGATTTAGGAATGATGGGTATTTGTATACCCCAAAAACCGTGA
- a CDS encoding DUF3347 domain-containing protein, translating into MIKHFQWILMVLLFAGLLPSGSIFAHDKSQNNKVPQEFCGQLSGAMEEYFELESAIFDENVKIAAEKAALLKKAFEALKADALTSTQQAQWQKEILTLEQAVVGLVSGKEIKEQRSGFLAISNVLIEIVKKFGPLNYDTFLLHCPMAVESGGHWLSNTKDIANPYFGESMSGCGTLVETFAKTTD; encoded by the coding sequence ATGATCAAGCATTTTCAATGGATTCTGATGGTGCTATTGTTCGCAGGCTTGTTGCCAAGCGGTAGCATTTTTGCGCATGATAAAAGCCAAAACAATAAAGTTCCACAGGAATTCTGCGGACAACTCTCTGGGGCAATGGAGGAATATTTTGAATTGGAGAGCGCCATTTTTGACGAAAATGTGAAAATTGCAGCAGAAAAGGCCGCATTACTAAAAAAAGCATTTGAAGCCTTGAAGGCAGATGCACTCACAAGCACCCAACAGGCCCAGTGGCAAAAGGAAATCCTGACACTCGAGCAGGCTGTCGTAGGTCTGGTTTCCGGAAAAGAAATAAAAGAACAGCGAAGTGGTTTTTTAGCCATTTCCAATGTGCTTATTGAGATTGTCAAAAAATTTGGCCCACTCAACTATGACACTTTCCTGCTGCATTGTCCCATGGCTGTTGAATCCGGGGGGCATTGGTTAAGCAACACAAAGGATATCGCCAATCCTTATTTTGGGGAATCCATGTCAGGCTGCGGCACGCTGGTGGAAACATTCGCTAAAACCACGGATTAA
- a CDS encoding P-II family nitrogen regulator produces MKEIKAYIRCQKAEKVIEVLENIGINDITLIDVMGVGILADPQHAKYSIKCLERYSDVAKLEVVCADERVHEIVEAIRKTAYSGMKGDGIIYVSPVEMAIKIRTGAIGEKAL; encoded by the coding sequence ATGAAAGAAATTAAAGCTTATATACGCTGCCAAAAGGCTGAGAAAGTTATTGAAGTATTGGAAAACATCGGCATAAACGACATCACGTTGATTGATGTTATGGGCGTTGGCATTCTTGCCGATCCCCAGCATGCCAAATATTCCATCAAATGCCTGGAACGTTATTCCGATGTCGCCAAGTTGGAGGTGGTTTGCGCAGATGAACGCGTCCATGAAATTGTGGAAGCTATTCGAAAAACAGCTTATTCTGGAATGAAGGGTGATGGAATCATCTACGTTTCTCCAGTGGAAATGGCTATCAAAATTCGCACCGGCGCGATCGGTGAAAAAGCACTATAA
- a CDS encoding ABC transporter ATP-binding protein gives MSFIEVINLRKTYHSGEETVAAVDDISFHVELGEFIAIAGPSGSGKSTLLSLLGGLMHPTTGAVFTDEIDLFQLTVEQLADFRREYIGFVFQSFHLIPYLSVLENVLLPLTVTSFSRTEKKAMAATMLEKVGLANKAHRLPDTLSGGEQERVAIARALVNRPPIILADEPTGNLDSANSNEIMKVFYQLNQEGQTILMVTHNPENLNYVHRSLHIVDGKLGPSAEACLPEAAAIAFNS, from the coding sequence ATGAGCTTTATCGAAGTTATAAATTTGCGAAAAACTTATCACAGCGGTGAGGAAACCGTTGCGGCAGTAGATGATATTTCTTTCCATGTGGAATTGGGAGAATTTATTGCGATTGCCGGTCCATCCGGTTCTGGCAAAAGCACTTTACTTTCGCTGCTGGGCGGGCTGATGCATCCCACAACCGGCGCCGTTTTTACTGATGAAATCGATCTGTTTCAATTAACCGTTGAGCAACTGGCAGATTTTCGCCGGGAATATATCGGTTTTGTTTTCCAGTCATTTCATTTAATTCCCTATTTGAGTGTTCTCGAAAATGTGCTGCTTCCGTTGACGGTCACATCATTTTCCCGTACTGAAAAAAAGGCCATGGCCGCAACGATGCTGGAGAAAGTGGGACTGGCAAACAAAGCCCATCGGCTTCCGGATACGTTAAGTGGTGGTGAGCAGGAACGGGTCGCTATTGCTCGCGCCCTGGTGAACCGTCCTCCGATCATATTAGCCGATGAACCGACCGGCAATCTCGACTCTGCGAACAGCAACGAGATTATGAAAGTGTTTTATCAATTAAACCAGGAAGGGCAAACCATTCTTATGGTTACCCATAATCCGGAAAATCTGAACTATGTCCATCGCTCATTGCACATCGTCGATGGCAAACTAGGTCCATCCGCAGAAGCCTGTTTACCGGAAGCTGCTGCGATTGCATTTAATTCATAA
- a CDS encoding class I SAM-dependent methyltransferase, producing the protein MTVLNSAEVIRLYRKRAGNYNFTANLYYLIGYREYAYRKKAVNAMALQRGDTVVDIGCGTGLNFPLLQHVVGEKGKIIGVDLTDAMLKRARQRIKKEGWTNVELVQADAATFQFTEQVDGIISTFALSMMPDLNKIVENGASSLSPGSRWVVLDLKMPANWLSRLWPIYVFITRPFGVTNDYVKQRSWETISDAFHQYLHNTFKLELYGGFSYIIVGETVDNH; encoded by the coding sequence ATGACTGTTTTAAATAGTGCTGAAGTTATTCGTCTGTATCGCAAGAGGGCCGGGAATTACAATTTTACAGCCAATCTATACTACTTGATTGGATATCGGGAATATGCATATCGCAAAAAGGCCGTGAATGCGATGGCGCTTCAACGGGGCGATACGGTCGTTGACATTGGATGCGGCACCGGCTTGAATTTTCCGTTGCTACAACATGTTGTGGGCGAAAAAGGCAAAATCATTGGCGTTGATTTAACCGATGCCATGCTCAAACGTGCCAGACAGCGTATTAAAAAAGAAGGTTGGACAAATGTTGAATTGGTGCAGGCGGATGCGGCCACTTTTCAATTTACTGAACAAGTCGATGGAATAATCTCAACCTTTGCGCTATCCATGATGCCGGATCTGAATAAAATCGTTGAAAATGGAGCCAGTTCACTATCTCCCGGTAGCCGCTGGGTTGTTCTGGATTTGAAAATGCCTGCCAATTGGCTTTCAAGGTTGTGGCCAATATACGTGTTTATTACACGTCCCTTTGGTGTAACCAATGACTATGTGAAGCAGCGCTCGTGGGAAACAATATCCGATGCCTTTCATCAATATTTGCACAATACTTTCAAGCTTGAGTTGTATGGTGGATTCTCATACATCATCGTTGGCGAAACCGTAGATAATCACTAA
- a CDS encoding DUF302 domain-containing protein: MGSAYYFARTLDMSFEDALKNTIEALKQEGFGILTEIDVAETMKKKLDVEFRQYRILGACNPPFAYKALKVENKIGTMLPCNVIVQEIAPDKVEIAAIDPIASMQAVNNPHLSEIAAQIRQKLQKVIQHI, encoded by the coding sequence ATGGGAAGCGCTTATTATTTCGCCCGAACATTAGATATGTCTTTTGAAGATGCCCTTAAGAATACTATCGAAGCGCTAAAGCAGGAAGGGTTTGGCATTTTAACCGAAATAGATGTCGCAGAAACAATGAAAAAGAAACTGGATGTTGAATTTCGTCAGTATCGCATTTTGGGCGCTTGCAATCCACCGTTCGCTTACAAGGCGTTAAAAGTAGAAAACAAAATCGGTACTATGCTACCATGTAATGTGATTGTGCAAGAAATTGCACCCGATAAAGTTGAAATAGCGGCGATTGACCCTATTGCGTCTATGCAGGCAGTGAATAATCCACATTTATCAGAAATTGCCGCACAAATTCGTCAAAAGTTACAGAAGGTTATTCAACATATATAG
- a CDS encoding SHOCT domain-containing protein, with protein MMNGEAPIHVGWIFGFLFLAIFIGLLIRGMYRQGNNTQPEDAVEILKQRYAKGEINEAEFEHMKKELKD; from the coding sequence ATGATGAACGGAGAGGCGCCAATACATGTCGGTTGGATTTTTGGCTTTTTATTTTTGGCGATTTTCATTGGATTGTTGATTCGAGGAATGTATCGTCAAGGCAACAATACGCAACCGGAAGATGCTGTAGAAATCCTTAAGCAACGCTATGCCAAAGGTGAAATTAACGAAGCGGAATTTGAGCATATGAAAAAGGAACTGAAAGACTAA
- a CDS encoding heme lyase CcmF/NrfE family subunit, with amino-acid sequence MTMGILLIMFALIATIVSGWQYWTIAISEKQQKRKTKNGYLPNFASARRGFYVMTGLVSLASAFLLYLILSHHFQVDYVYRYSSMDLPFGYLISSFWAGQEGSFLLWALLIALMGLVFIKTAGQFEAVAMLVINGVLVFFLAILLKASPFELLSQTPPDGAGLNPLLQNPWMVIHPPMLFVGYAAAAFPFALAIAALIRREYSAFIAKALPWTVFTSLTLGAGIIIGGYWAYKVLGWGGYWGWDPVENSSLVPWLTTLALIHGLLVQRKTGALPRVNFLLTIFTFALVIYATFLTRSGVLADFSVHSFQDLGINLYLVMFIMAILVTGVTVLRSRHQHIQFQELNLTTLNREAILLSSMLVFSLSAFLTFIGTSSPLFTGLVGKPAQVDTSFYNIVHIPIGIALALFLGFAPYLRWESTNNLLKTLLPSLIFTIVSTAVAFWFGMTEITKLTFTAAAAFAFWSNLFVTVKLFRINWLISGAPLSHVGVALLLIGIIVSATFDTAQQFVLERGVPVQVMDHQLLYQGVTPAVNGKNVVNIRVSSEGGNYIAQPRFYYSEYNRSTMREPDVKAGLLGDIYISPIEIRNTAQTASNAQVLRLTKGETKQFKDMQITFDQFEIGEHAGSNQMKVGARLTINSGENTFHAIPAVIFDGGQNRSENAEILFNQAGKQQKITVILNGLDANQKTIELQLEGLNENSLPITEAKELLIIEISRKPFMSVLWIGTIIITLGAIIALLNRMSPPVNLTKNNKEHYHDTIKKVSELSN; translated from the coding sequence ATGACCATGGGAATACTGCTTATAATGTTCGCATTAATTGCGACAATCGTTAGTGGTTGGCAATATTGGACAATTGCCATTTCGGAAAAACAACAAAAACGAAAAACAAAAAATGGATATCTGCCTAACTTTGCATCTGCCAGAAGGGGTTTTTATGTAATGACTGGGTTAGTGAGTCTTGCTTCGGCTTTCTTGCTGTATCTGATTTTGTCACATCATTTTCAAGTGGATTATGTCTATCGGTACTCTTCAATGGATCTTCCGTTTGGCTATCTGATCTCTTCGTTCTGGGCAGGTCAGGAGGGGTCGTTTTTACTGTGGGCCTTGTTAATCGCACTTATGGGGCTGGTGTTTATCAAGACCGCCGGGCAATTTGAGGCTGTTGCGATGCTGGTTATTAACGGTGTGCTGGTCTTTTTCCTGGCAATTTTGCTAAAAGCCAGTCCGTTTGAATTACTTTCGCAAACACCACCGGATGGCGCAGGCTTGAATCCGCTCTTACAAAACCCCTGGATGGTCATTCATCCACCTATGCTGTTTGTCGGCTATGCCGCCGCGGCCTTTCCATTTGCCCTGGCAATAGCGGCTCTGATTCGCCGAGAATATTCAGCGTTTATTGCAAAAGCTTTACCGTGGACAGTTTTTACATCCCTCACTTTAGGTGCGGGTATAATTATCGGCGGTTATTGGGCATACAAAGTGTTGGGATGGGGAGGATATTGGGGGTGGGATCCGGTTGAAAATTCCTCTCTTGTTCCCTGGTTGACTACCTTGGCGCTCATCCATGGATTGCTGGTACAACGAAAAACAGGTGCGTTACCTAGGGTAAATTTTTTGCTGACAATATTCACCTTTGCTTTGGTAATTTACGCCACTTTTCTCACCCGCAGCGGGGTTTTGGCAGATTTCTCTGTCCACTCTTTTCAGGATCTCGGAATTAATCTCTATTTAGTTATGTTTATCATGGCCATTCTGGTTACCGGTGTGACGGTTTTACGGTCCCGGCATCAGCATATTCAATTTCAGGAGTTAAATCTAACCACCTTAAACCGTGAAGCGATCCTTTTGTCCAGCATGCTGGTTTTCTCACTTTCTGCTTTCCTCACCTTCATCGGTACTTCTTCACCGCTCTTTACCGGACTGGTTGGCAAACCGGCACAGGTGGATACCTCCTTTTATAATATCGTACACATTCCGATAGGGATTGCGCTGGCGCTGTTTCTGGGGTTTGCTCCCTATCTTCGCTGGGAAAGCACGAACAATCTCTTAAAAACACTGCTGCCATCATTGATATTTACAATCGTTTCTACTGCGGTGGCATTTTGGTTTGGGATGACCGAAATCACGAAATTAACTTTCACAGCGGCGGCAGCATTCGCATTCTGGAGCAACTTGTTTGTTACTGTCAAACTGTTTCGGATCAATTGGCTGATTTCCGGCGCTCCACTTAGTCACGTTGGGGTTGCATTGCTTTTGATCGGTATCATTGTATCTGCAACATTCGATACTGCCCAACAGTTTGTATTAGAAAGAGGCGTTCCCGTTCAGGTGATGGATCATCAACTGCTTTATCAGGGCGTTACGCCTGCGGTAAACGGAAAAAATGTCGTTAATATTCGCGTGTCCTCCGAAGGCGGCAACTACATTGCCCAACCTCGTTTCTATTATAGTGAATATAACCGATCTACCATGCGAGAGCCGGATGTAAAAGCAGGGTTGCTCGGCGATATTTATATTTCACCGATAGAAATCCGTAACACCGCTCAAACAGCCTCTAATGCACAGGTGTTGCGCCTCACCAAGGGAGAAACAAAACAATTCAAGGATATGCAAATCACATTCGATCAATTTGAAATCGGAGAACATGCGGGATCCAATCAAATGAAAGTGGGCGCCCGGTTAACAATCAACAGCGGTGAAAACACCTTTCATGCAATACCGGCTGTTATTTTTGACGGTGGTCAGAACCGCTCAGAAAATGCTGAAATTTTATTTAATCAAGCCGGTAAACAACAAAAAATAACCGTTATTCTCAATGGACTGGATGCCAATCAGAAGACCATCGAATTACAACTCGAAGGATTGAATGAAAATTCCCTACCTATCACTGAAGCGAAGGAACTGTTGATTATCGAAATCAGCAGAAAACCGTTTATGAGTGTTTTGTGGATTGGAACGATCATTATCACTTTGGGTGCTATTATCGCTCTGCTTAACCGTATGTCACCACCGGTAAATTTAACAAAAAACAACAAGGAACATTATCATGACACCATCAAAAAAGTGTCCGAATTGTCAAACTGA
- a CDS encoding DUF2318 domain-containing protein, whose translation MANFCTQCGSAVQPIAKYCSECGAELLATDERTASEKQQVNYQDKRARVLGKNQHSAKTRKGLYLVVGVMVALGLFTFVNSLPSRSNPILENQPVVSGGEQYPASPTQMQPVQVKVENGKIILPLDLVKTQKFVAFDYQSPRGVVPLLAYISTEGKVVTAVSMCEPCKSTRFHIRSDQLYCNSCGTTWDLNNLSGISGACQDYPPDPLPSAVVGNEIHIDAAKVVEWVPRA comes from the coding sequence ATGGCCAACTTTTGTACTCAATGCGGATCAGCGGTTCAGCCAATCGCTAAATATTGCAGCGAATGTGGAGCGGAATTACTTGCCACGGATGAAAGAACTGCTTCTGAAAAACAACAGGTCAACTACCAGGATAAACGCGCGAGGGTGTTGGGTAAAAACCAGCACTCTGCAAAAACCCGAAAAGGACTTTACCTCGTAGTGGGCGTGATGGTCGCCTTGGGACTGTTCACGTTTGTCAACAGCTTGCCCTCCCGAAGCAATCCCATCCTTGAAAACCAGCCTGTCGTTTCCGGGGGAGAGCAATACCCGGCGTCCCCAACCCAGATGCAGCCGGTACAGGTGAAGGTGGAGAATGGCAAGATCATCCTGCCATTAGATTTGGTAAAAACCCAAAAGTTTGTGGCTTTTGATTACCAATCACCCCGCGGAGTGGTTCCGTTGCTGGCATATATTTCTACCGAAGGAAAAGTGGTAACTGCGGTTAGCATGTGCGAACCCTGCAAGTCCACCCGTTTTCACATCCGTTCCGACCAACTGTATTGCAACTCCTGCGGCACCACATGGGATCTCAATAACTTAAGCGGGATAAGTGGTGCTTGTCAAGATTACCCACCGGATCCATTACCAAGTGCTGTTGTTGGCAATGAGATCCATATTGATGCTGCAAAAGTTGTTGAGTGGGTACCCCGAGCCTAA
- the nqrE gene encoding NADH:ubiquinone reductase (Na(+)-transporting) subunit E: MIEQYLSLFFKAVFTENIILAFFLGICTFLAVSKKVETAIGLGIAVTLVQTITIPANHLIYHYILEPGALSWAGFPDADISFLEYIVFIGLIATIVQILEMALDKYFPKLYHTLGIFLPLITVNCAILGGSLFMVERGYNFSESIVYGFGSGTGFAIAIIALAGIREKMKYSNVPEGLRGLGIAFIIAGLMAMAFMLFSGIQL, encoded by the coding sequence ATGATTGAACAATATCTCAGCTTATTTTTTAAGGCTGTATTTACCGAAAACATTATTTTGGCATTCTTCTTAGGAATATGCACTTTTTTAGCGGTTTCCAAAAAGGTAGAAACAGCTATAGGATTGGGGATCGCGGTGACATTAGTTCAAACGATCACCATTCCGGCCAATCATTTAATTTATCATTATATTTTGGAACCGGGCGCACTGTCCTGGGCGGGATTTCCGGATGCGGACATTAGCTTCCTGGAGTATATCGTTTTTATTGGTTTGATCGCAACCATTGTTCAAATTCTGGAAATGGCTTTGGACAAATACTTCCCCAAACTATACCACACACTGGGCATCTTTTTGCCGTTGATAACCGTGAATTGCGCCATTCTCGGCGGTTCGCTGTTCATGGTTGAACGCGGCTATAACTTTTCGGAGAGTATTGTCTATGGTTTTGGCAGCGGGACTGGATTTGCCATCGCAATAATTGCCTTAGCCGGTATCCGGGAAAAGATGAAATACAGCAATGTCCCCGAAGGGTTAAGAGGTTTGGGCATAGCTTTTATTATCGCAGGGTTAATGGCGATGGCTTTCATGTTGTTTTCGGGAATTCAGTTGTAG
- a CDS encoding ABC transporter permease, which produces MKLYNIALNSLWRRKSRMIFQLIGLTIAVGTVIILWSISRAMSVDIAQKLDEYGANILIVPKSDDLALSYGGMSVAGVSFDQRDLHVADIEAIRTIKNKENISIVAPKLLNVTDLQSRRVMAVGVDFAAETQLKKWWKIVGVSPQKDHEALIGAEVGRQLNLKPGQDISLNGQTFTISGILQETGSQDDGLIFIDLEKAQRLFNKPAAVSLIEVAAQCYDCPIEEIVAQTSEKLPGARVTAIRQTIESKMTAMHQFDHFSLGISLVMLLVGGLIVFTTMTASVNERKKEIGLFRSVGFRQKNILQIILLEAFILSAIAGVSGFLIGFMISQNAAPLVGVQTLVVPFDLTVFGLAMALSITIGIGAAFYPSLKAAKLDPTTALRAL; this is translated from the coding sequence ATGAAATTATATAATATCGCACTTAACAGTCTTTGGCGCCGCAAGTCTCGAATGATTTTTCAATTAATAGGCTTAACAATTGCCGTAGGCACAGTCATTATATTGTGGAGTATTTCTCGTGCAATGAGCGTTGATATTGCCCAAAAGCTCGACGAATATGGCGCCAATATCCTCATTGTGCCCAAATCAGATGACCTGGCGTTATCTTATGGCGGTATGTCAGTAGCTGGGGTGTCATTTGATCAACGAGACCTACATGTCGCTGACATTGAGGCGATCCGCACCATCAAAAACAAAGAAAACATTAGCATCGTGGCGCCCAAATTGCTGAATGTAACTGATTTACAATCCCGCCGTGTAATGGCGGTTGGGGTGGATTTTGCCGCGGAAACTCAACTTAAAAAATGGTGGAAGATTGTTGGTGTTTCTCCACAAAAAGATCACGAAGCGCTAATTGGCGCTGAGGTCGGACGCCAGCTCAACCTCAAACCAGGGCAGGATATTTCATTAAATGGCCAGACCTTCACAATTAGCGGCATTTTGCAGGAAACCGGTTCACAAGATGATGGATTGATTTTCATTGATCTGGAAAAAGCCCAGCGTCTGTTTAACAAACCTGCCGCGGTAAGTCTTATCGAAGTTGCAGCACAGTGTTACGACTGTCCTATAGAGGAAATCGTTGCGCAAACATCCGAAAAACTGCCTGGCGCCAGAGTAACAGCGATCCGCCAGACCATCGAAAGTAAAATGACCGCAATGCACCAGTTCGATCACTTTTCGTTGGGGATTTCCCTCGTCATGCTATTGGTGGGCGGTTTGATTGTTTTTACAACCATGACAGCATCGGTGAATGAACGGAAAAAAGAAATTGGCTTGTTTCGCTCCGTCGGTTTTCGTCAGAAAAATATCCTGCAAATTATTTTGCTTGAAGCGTTTATTCTGAGCGCAATTGCCGGAGTTTCGGGGTTTTTGATTGGTTTTATGATATCGCAAAATGCTGCGCCGCTGGTTGGGGTGCAAACGCTGGTTGTTCCATTCGACCTTACGGTATTTGGCTTGGCCATGGCGCTTTCCATCACGATTGGCATCGGCGCGGCGTTTTATCCCTCTTTGAAGGCGGCAAAACTGGATCCGACCACGGCATTACGGGCTTTGTAA
- a CDS encoding zinc ribbon domain-containing protein yields the protein MTPSKKCPNCQTDNELTAKFCFQCGSDLPEKGNKGTYCRECGFENPHNAKYCGKCGIKLSSGEKSANEHHKPTATPKSSKPSRKKRKKQKTSAEHVRHTVRRGTLQGWNYKVIGMIALGVVLFGVYAVYMNEKSLKISERYVENVSTNPALEAQMREVASKFVCACGSCPSEPLESCSCATARKERDFIRNALAGGQNADDVVKVLNNQYGGLKSTQLSLDKNDLNLNLPTALTANTPANEVNMPNGDALAGIANRQQIIEQFSCPCGQCAIDELKDCSCDHPRGAVEVKQFIDEQIATGNYTVAQVIDNVEQKYGGRIR from the coding sequence ATGACACCATCAAAAAAGTGTCCGAATTGTCAAACTGATAATGAGTTAACTGCAAAATTTTGTTTTCAATGTGGCAGCGATTTGCCGGAAAAAGGAAACAAAGGCACCTATTGCCGGGAATGTGGTTTTGAAAATCCGCATAATGCGAAATACTGTGGTAAATGTGGTATTAAGCTTTCCTCGGGGGAAAAATCGGCAAATGAACATCATAAACCGACAGCAACACCCAAGAGTAGCAAGCCTTCACGAAAAAAACGCAAAAAACAAAAAACAAGCGCAGAGCATGTCCGGCACACCGTAAGGCGTGGCACCCTGCAGGGTTGGAATTACAAAGTAATAGGAATGATTGCCCTGGGTGTGGTTTTGTTCGGTGTTTATGCGGTTTACATGAATGAAAAATCGTTAAAAATATCTGAACGTTACGTAGAAAATGTCAGCACGAATCCCGCTTTGGAGGCACAGATGCGGGAAGTAGCTTCAAAGTTTGTGTGTGCCTGTGGCAGTTGTCCGAGCGAACCGTTAGAATCTTGTTCATGCGCTACCGCTCGTAAAGAACGCGACTTTATCCGCAATGCCCTTGCCGGCGGTCAAAATGCGGATGATGTCGTGAAGGTTTTAAACAACCAATATGGCGGGTTAAAATCTACACAACTGTCATTAGACAAAAATGATTTGAATTTAAATCTTCCGACCGCCTTAACTGCCAACACACCTGCGAATGAAGTGAATATGCCCAATGGCGATGCCTTGGCCGGAATTGCCAACCGCCAGCAAATTATCGAACAATTTTCCTGCCCCTGCGGACAATGCGCAATTGACGAGTTAAAAGATTGCAGTTGTGATCATCCGCGCGGCGCTGTAGAGGTTAAACAATTTATAGACGAACAAATCGCAACCGGGAATTACACAGTTGCACAAGTAATTGACAACGTCGAACAAAAATACGGTGGTCGAATTCGGTAA
- a CDS encoding SoxR reducing system RseC family protein produces MSEEIGKIIKVEPEKITLIIPTTEGCGLCKGKESCTFHGPSSAYREMTLPGQAGFSVGDYVTIKTSELARNLSALIIFVLPIPLLIGGYLIAEHYFHLPLSELWGVLSGFSIYGLLLFIANRMLSQLPKFTPTISKMENFYSKNP; encoded by the coding sequence ATGTCAGAAGAAATTGGAAAAATCATCAAAGTTGAACCGGAAAAAATCACCCTTATTATTCCAACGACCGAGGGTTGTGGATTATGCAAGGGAAAAGAAAGCTGCACATTTCATGGCCCCTCATCAGCCTACCGGGAAATGACGCTGCCCGGACAAGCAGGTTTCTCTGTCGGCGATTATGTCACCATTAAAACGTCTGAACTGGCAAGGAATCTTTCGGCACTCATTATTTTTGTTTTGCCGATACCGTTGCTGATAGGCGGTTATTTGATTGCTGAACATTATTTTCACTTACCCTTAAGTGAATTGTGGGGTGTTTTGTCAGGTTTTAGCATTTACGGTTTACTATTGTTTATTGCCAACCGTATGCTTTCACAGTTGCCCAAATTCACACCAACCATTTCTAAAATGGAAAATTTTTACTCGAAAAATCCATAG